A DNA window from Aestuariispira ectoiniformans contains the following coding sequences:
- the lysA gene encoding diaminopimelate decarboxylase, with protein sequence MHHFQYKDGSLFAEDVSLETLAKEVGTPFYVYSTATLVRHYRVFADAFADLGMNALVCFAVKANSNLSVIKTLADQGAGADVVSEGELRRALAAGVPPEKIVFSGVGKTADELAFALEQGIHEINVESIPELEMLSEVATRLGKEAQVAIRVNPDVDAKTHAKISTGKKENKFGIDLVFAGQVYSKAATLPGVKPVSIAMHIGSQLTDLEPFRAAFTRMAELVGTLKNQGIEIERLDLGGGLGVPYESAGGELPLPVDYAKVVHECLGHLDLPVMLEPGRLIVGNAGLLVSKVIFEKHGESRRFVILDAAMNDLVRPAMYDGHHEIIPVSQPADGAPYTPADVVGPICETGDTFARDRNLPPLDAGELVAFATAGAYGAVMSSTYNTRLLVPEVLVNGDQYAVVRPRQTYEELLSLDRMAGWLEDDPGKAKKDGVAA encoded by the coding sequence ATGCATCACTTTCAGTACAAGGACGGAAGCCTGTTTGCCGAAGATGTCTCGCTTGAGACGCTGGCGAAAGAAGTCGGCACGCCGTTCTATGTTTATTCGACCGCAACCCTGGTGCGTCACTATCGTGTATTTGCGGATGCATTCGCCGATCTGGGCATGAATGCGCTGGTCTGTTTTGCCGTGAAGGCAAACTCCAATCTGTCGGTGATCAAGACGTTGGCGGATCAGGGTGCCGGGGCTGATGTGGTCTCCGAAGGTGAATTGCGCCGCGCGCTGGCCGCCGGTGTGCCACCGGAAAAAATCGTCTTTTCCGGCGTCGGCAAGACGGCTGACGAACTGGCCTTCGCGTTAGAGCAGGGCATTCATGAGATCAATGTGGAGAGCATTCCCGAACTGGAGATGCTGTCCGAAGTTGCAACCCGTCTGGGCAAGGAAGCCCAGGTGGCGATCCGGGTGAACCCGGATGTGGATGCGAAGACACATGCCAAAATCTCCACCGGCAAGAAAGAGAACAAGTTCGGGATCGACCTTGTTTTTGCCGGGCAGGTGTATTCCAAGGCGGCCACCCTGCCGGGGGTCAAGCCGGTGTCGATTGCCATGCATATCGGGTCCCAGTTGACCGATCTGGAACCGTTCCGCGCGGCGTTCACCCGCATGGCGGAACTGGTTGGCACCCTGAAAAACCAGGGCATCGAGATCGAGCGCCTTGATCTGGGGGGTGGCCTGGGCGTGCCTTACGAATCCGCAGGCGGTGAACTGCCCCTGCCGGTTGATTACGCAAAGGTCGTGCATGAATGCCTCGGCCATCTCGATCTGCCGGTCATGCTGGAACCCGGTCGTCTGATCGTGGGGAATGCCGGTCTGCTGGTCTCCAAGGTGATCTTTGAGAAGCATGGAGAAAGCCGCCGCTTTGTGATCCTGGATGCGGCGATGAACGATCTGGTGCGTCCGGCGATGTATGACGGTCACCATGAAATCATACCGGTTAGCCAACCGGCTGACGGTGCGCCTTATACGCCGGCGGATGTGGTTGGCCCGATTTGCGAAACCGGTGACACCTTTGCCCGTGACCGCAACCTGCCGCCCCTGGATGCCGGGGAACTGGTAGCCTTCGCGACCGCCGGTGCCTATGGCGCGGTGATGTCTTCCACCTATAACACCCGGCTTCTGGTGCCGGAGGTTCTGGTGAACGGGGACCAATATGCCGTAGTCCGGCCACGTCAGACCTATGAGGAACTGTTAAGTCTGGATCGCATGGCCGGATGGCTGGAAGATGATCCCGGCAAGGCAAAGAAGGATGGGGTGGCTGCATGA
- a CDS encoding 3-hydroxybutyryl-CoA dehydrogenase — translation MIFEKIGVIGAGQMGNGIAHVSALSGAQVKILDVGEEQLSQAMQLIEDSMSRQLERTSITEEEKAEALSRIELGTDYSMFGDCDIVIETATENEELKREIFRDLTPHLRDDAIIGTNTSSISVTRLAANTDRPELFCGVHFMKPVPAMPLVELIRGLATSEETFEKCRKFSEEQLGKTVAVAEDFPGFIVNRILLPMVNEAIYTLYEGVGTVTAIDTAMKLGAKHPLGPLELADFIGLDTCLAILNVLHNDLADAKYRPCPLLVKYVEAGWLGVKAGRGFYDYSGPEPRPTR, via the coding sequence ATGATATTTGAAAAAATAGGTGTGATCGGTGCGGGCCAAATGGGGAATGGCATTGCGCATGTAAGCGCGCTTTCCGGCGCCCAGGTCAAAATCCTCGACGTGGGCGAGGAACAGTTGAGCCAGGCCATGCAGTTGATCGAGGACTCCATGTCCCGTCAGTTGGAGCGCACTTCCATTACCGAAGAGGAAAAGGCCGAGGCGCTTAGCCGGATCGAACTGGGCACCGATTATTCGATGTTCGGCGATTGCGACATCGTGATCGAGACCGCAACCGAAAATGAGGAGCTGAAGCGCGAGATATTCCGCGACCTGACGCCGCATCTTCGTGACGACGCGATCATCGGGACAAATACCTCCTCCATTTCCGTGACACGTCTGGCGGCCAATACCGACCGCCCTGAATTATTCTGCGGCGTACATTTCATGAAGCCGGTTCCCGCCATGCCGTTGGTGGAACTGATCCGCGGTCTGGCGACTTCGGAGGAAACCTTCGAGAAATGCCGTAAATTCTCTGAAGAGCAGCTTGGCAAAACCGTTGCCGTTGCCGAGGATTTCCCCGGTTTCATCGTGAACCGTATTTTGCTGCCGATGGTCAACGAGGCGATCTATACGCTCTACGAAGGCGTTGGCACGGTTACTGCCATCGATACGGCCATGAAACTGGGCGCGAAACATCCGCTTGGCCCGCTGGAGCTTGCGGATTTCATTGGCCTGGATACCTGCCTGGCAATTTTGAACGTGCTGCATAACGACCTGGCGGATGCGAAATATCGGCCCTGTCCGCTTCTCGTGAAATATGTCGAGGCAGGATGGCTGGGTGTCAAAGCCGGTCGTGGCTTCTACGATTATTCCGGTCCTGAGCCGCGCCCGACCAGATAA
- a CDS encoding electron transfer flavoprotein subunit beta/FixA family protein, giving the protein MKVLVPVKRVVDYNVKIRVKADESGVETANVKMSMNPFDEIAVEEAIRLKEAGKATEIVAVSIGAAQAQETLRTALAMGADRAILVQTDELVEPLAVAKILKAVVDEEAPGLVLLGKQAIDDDANQTAQMLGALTGWAQATFVSKLELGDGSLEATREIDGGLETIKISTPAVISVDLRLNEPRYASLPNIMKAKKKPLDTKAPADYGVDVAPRLKTLKVSEPPARQAGVVVGSVAELVDKLKNEAKVI; this is encoded by the coding sequence ATGAAGGTTCTCGTTCCGGTAAAGCGGGTTGTTGACTATAACGTCAAAATCCGTGTGAAGGCCGACGAAAGTGGTGTAGAAACCGCTAACGTCAAAATGTCCATGAACCCCTTCGATGAAATTGCTGTTGAAGAAGCAATCCGTCTGAAGGAAGCCGGCAAGGCAACGGAAATCGTTGCTGTGTCCATCGGCGCAGCTCAGGCACAGGAAACCCTGCGCACAGCTCTGGCCATGGGTGCTGACCGTGCCATCCTGGTTCAAACCGATGAACTGGTAGAGCCGTTGGCCGTTGCCAAAATCCTGAAAGCTGTTGTTGATGAGGAAGCCCCGGGCCTGGTCCTGCTGGGCAAACAGGCCATCGACGACGACGCCAACCAGACCGCCCAGATGCTGGGTGCGCTGACCGGTTGGGCGCAGGCAACCTTCGTGTCCAAGCTTGAGCTTGGCGACGGTTCCCTGGAAGCCACCCGTGAAATCGACGGCGGCCTTGAAACCATCAAGATCAGCACGCCGGCTGTTATTTCCGTCGACCTGCGTTTGAACGAGCCGCGTTATGCGTCTTTGCCGAACATCATGAAGGCGAAGAAAAAGCCGCTGGACACCAAAGCGCCCGCCGATTACGGCGTTGATGTTGCTCCGCGTTTGAAAACCCTGAAGGTTTCCGAACCGCCGGCACGTCAGGCCGGTGTGGTTGTTGGCTCTGTCGCCGAACTGGTCGACAAGCTGAAAAACGAAGCCAAAGTGATCTGA
- a CDS encoding TlpA family protein disulfide reductase — MKSCITAAVLAVLTLLDYPVHAEEYPPTDGAMRGFVLVKERTAAPDVPFFDEKDAVRHFSDFGDKVLLVNFWATWCAPCVKEMPDLDKLQAEMGSDDFAVVAISQDLQGVTKAKPFLRDKLKLANLDLFIDKKLKLGRTFGNQGLPTTYLLDRDKRIVGAYTGPADWASADAKALIQHVIDEK; from the coding sequence TTGAAATCTTGTATTACCGCTGCCGTTTTAGCCGTCTTGACCCTGCTTGACTACCCCGTTCACGCAGAAGAATACCCGCCAACCGACGGCGCCATGCGTGGTTTCGTGCTCGTGAAGGAACGAACGGCAGCACCGGACGTTCCCTTTTTCGACGAAAAAGACGCCGTTCGTCACTTCAGCGACTTTGGTGACAAGGTACTGCTGGTGAATTTCTGGGCCACCTGGTGCGCCCCTTGCGTGAAGGAAATGCCGGACCTGGACAAACTGCAGGCGGAGATGGGCAGCGACGATTTCGCCGTTGTCGCCATCAGCCAGGACCTGCAAGGCGTGACCAAGGCCAAACCCTTCCTGCGCGACAAACTGAAACTGGCAAATCTCGACCTTTTCATCGATAAAAAGCTCAAGCTTGGCCGCACCTTTGGGAACCAGGGCCTGCCGACCACCTACCTTCTGGACCGCGACAAGCGGATTGTCGGGGCATATACCGGCCCTGCCGACTGGGCCTCCGCGGATGCCAAGGCACTTATTCAACACGTGATTGATGAAAAATGA
- a CDS encoding ATP-binding protein, whose product MNRLGVSFKIGVGIGLIVAITLIAGITALLTLQSLQSGYRTIAETNIPRLVESGKMLGTVRTLEAKGVEMAAAPSSIDVTRIYHQAQDFAGILISGLDQMDSLQAQSAQRADNVDKSFPNIRKQLESLDANLKRLRAVVEARIEAQTAFHLSFQEMLDRQRKDQGLSALWHLRHAVDHSAPGQAWVNLQHDILSAFSGLHLVNSLPRLRGVERRIEDAQTKADQLYATLDDNEKAEFASFRSSIAREVTSPHNPLQRRRRLLQLTSNQAGLLSANRQITTILVAEVTDVFAGEHQQVLSENDAFKKLATSRAGLMVLLSVASLIFAFIIVGYLHQSVLRRLNALKERMLGSLHETTGKGGDAIVAKGDEIAEIGSVLDHFYDEIKLRENRLRHARDDAEQLAVRAEAANRAKSTFLANMSHELRTPLNAIIGFSDIIKSGMKKGSEAEYANDIHQSGTHLLNLINGILELSKIEAGKHELDHEPVDVSAITEQVQRFFTLPIREKDLAISSRFEGDCVIRADEMAVKQILVNLISNAVKFTGSTGRIQVVGQREEPYYRIRVIDTGIGIDKSELDKVVEPFHQGKERYDDAIPGTGLGLAIVRNLVELHGGRLTLESNKGEGTTVTVLLPVDVDAPPLTAEPSL is encoded by the coding sequence ATGAACCGTCTGGGCGTATCATTCAAAATCGGTGTCGGGATCGGCCTTATCGTCGCCATCACGCTGATTGCCGGTATCACGGCACTCCTGACCCTGCAATCGCTGCAGAGCGGTTACCGTACAATCGCGGAAACCAATATCCCGCGCCTTGTTGAAAGCGGAAAGATGCTCGGCACCGTCAGGACGCTGGAGGCCAAAGGTGTCGAGATGGCCGCCGCGCCCAGCAGCATAGACGTGACGCGCATCTATCACCAGGCCCAGGACTTTGCAGGCATCCTGATATCCGGCCTCGACCAGATGGACAGCTTGCAGGCCCAGTCGGCACAAAGGGCGGACAATGTCGATAAATCCTTTCCGAATATCCGCAAACAACTCGAATCATTGGATGCGAACCTGAAACGGCTTCGGGCGGTTGTCGAGGCGCGGATCGAGGCACAAACGGCCTTTCATCTCTCCTTTCAGGAAATGCTGGACCGCCAGAGGAAAGACCAGGGCCTGTCGGCCCTTTGGCATCTCAGGCATGCCGTTGATCATTCCGCCCCGGGACAGGCATGGGTGAACCTGCAACATGACATCCTTTCCGCTTTCAGCGGCCTGCATCTCGTAAACAGCCTGCCGCGGCTTCGCGGCGTGGAACGGCGTATCGAAGATGCGCAGACCAAAGCCGACCAGCTTTACGCGACCCTGGATGATAACGAAAAGGCCGAATTCGCCTCCTTCAGGTCAAGCATTGCCCGCGAGGTTACCAGCCCGCACAATCCCCTGCAGCGTCGTCGGCGGTTACTGCAACTGACGAGCAACCAGGCTGGATTGCTGAGCGCCAATCGCCAGATAACAACCATTCTTGTTGCCGAAGTGACGGATGTCTTCGCCGGTGAGCACCAGCAGGTCCTGTCCGAAAACGACGCCTTCAAAAAGCTGGCGACCAGCCGCGCGGGCCTGATGGTCCTGCTTTCCGTTGCCTCCCTGATCTTTGCCTTCATCATCGTCGGCTATCTGCATCAGTCGGTTCTGCGCCGCCTGAATGCCTTGAAGGAGCGCATGCTGGGTTCGCTTCACGAAACAACCGGCAAAGGTGGAGACGCCATCGTCGCCAAAGGTGACGAAATTGCCGAAATCGGCAGCGTCCTCGACCACTTCTACGACGAGATCAAACTGCGGGAGAACCGCCTGCGGCACGCCCGGGACGACGCGGAACAACTGGCCGTGCGTGCGGAAGCCGCCAACCGGGCCAAATCAACCTTCCTCGCCAACATGAGCCACGAATTGCGCACGCCCCTTAATGCGATCATCGGTTTTTCGGATATCATCAAGTCAGGCATGAAAAAGGGCTCCGAAGCGGAATATGCCAACGATATCCACCAGTCGGGCACTCATCTCCTCAACCTGATTAACGGCATTCTCGAACTTTCCAAGATCGAGGCCGGGAAACACGAACTGGACCACGAGCCGGTCGATGTGAGCGCCATCACCGAACAGGTACAGCGCTTCTTCACCCTGCCAATCCGTGAAAAGGACCTGGCAATCTCGAGCCGGTTCGAAGGCGATTGCGTCATTCGCGCCGATGAGATGGCGGTGAAACAGATTCTGGTGAACCTGATTTCCAATGCGGTGAAATTTACCGGATCGACCGGCCGCATTCAGGTCGTGGGCCAACGCGAAGAGCCCTATTATCGTATTCGGGTGATCGACACCGGGATAGGGATCGACAAATCGGAACTGGATAAAGTGGTCGAGCCATTCCACCAGGGCAAGGAACGATATGACGACGCAATCCCCGGAACAGGCCTCGGTCTGGCCATTGTCCGCAATCTTGTGGAACTGCACGGTGGCCGGCTGACGCTTGAAAGCAATAAGGGCGAAGGCACGACGGTAACGGTCCTGTTGCCGGTAGACGTCGACGCCCCGCCCCTGACTGCGGAACCTTCCCTGTAA
- a CDS encoding electron transfer flavoprotein subunit alpha/FixB family protein, whose protein sequence is MSNLVVAEHDGKEIKPATLSTVAAAKAVGGDIAVLVVGSDCAAAGEAAAKIEGVSKVLVADAAEYAHSLAENVAPLIESLAGDYSHIWAAATTSGKNVMPRVAASLDIQQISDISGVVSADTFERPIYAGNAIATVQSSEAKNIITVRTTAFEGVAAEGGSASVEAVSATGDKGQSSFVREEVTESDRPELTSARVIVSGGRGMQSGDNFAMLEKVADKLGAAVGASRAAVDAGYVPNDYQVGQTGKVVAPDLYIAVGISGAIQHLAGMKDSKVIVAINKDEEAPIFQVADYGLVADLFEAVPELESELDKVL, encoded by the coding sequence ATGAGCAATCTGGTTGTTGCCGAACACGACGGCAAGGAAATCAAACCGGCCACCCTGAGCACCGTTGCTGCGGCGAAGGCTGTCGGTGGTGACATCGCGGTTCTGGTCGTTGGTTCCGATTGTGCGGCTGCTGGTGAAGCGGCTGCGAAAATCGAAGGCGTTTCCAAGGTTCTGGTGGCTGATGCGGCTGAATATGCCCACAGCCTGGCTGAAAACGTTGCACCGCTGATCGAAAGCCTGGCAGGTGACTACAGCCACATCTGGGCCGCGGCGACCACGTCCGGCAAAAACGTCATGCCGCGCGTTGCGGCCTCGCTGGATATCCAGCAGATTTCCGACATCTCCGGTGTCGTTTCTGCCGACACCTTCGAGCGCCCGATCTATGCCGGTAACGCTATCGCGACGGTTCAGTCCTCCGAAGCCAAGAACATCATCACCGTCCGTACCACGGCGTTTGAAGGTGTCGCGGCCGAAGGCGGTTCCGCTTCTGTAGAAGCCGTTTCCGCGACCGGCGACAAGGGCCAGTCTTCCTTCGTTCGCGAGGAAGTCACCGAAAGCGACCGTCCGGAACTGACGTCTGCCCGCGTGATCGTCTCCGGTGGCCGTGGCATGCAGTCCGGCGATAACTTCGCCATGCTGGAAAAAGTCGCTGACAAGCTGGGTGCCGCCGTTGGTGCATCCCGTGCGGCGGTTGATGCCGGTTACGTGCCCAACGACTATCAGGTCGGTCAGACCGGTAAAGTGGTTGCGCCGGACCTGTATATCGCAGTCGGCATCTCCGGTGCGATCCAGCACCTGGCCGGTATGAAGGACTCCAAGGTCATCGTCGCAATCAACAAGGACGAAGAAGCCCCGATTTTCCAGGTGGCTGACTACGGCTTGGTTGCGGACCTGTTCGAGGCAGTCCCGGAATTGGAAAGCGAATTGGACAAAGTCCTGTAA
- the argH gene encoding argininosuccinate lyase, whose protein sequence is MTANEMWGGRFAAGPSAIMEQINASIDFDKRLFAQDIAGSKAHCAMLVAHGILSKEDGDEISQGLDKVLIEIETGKFEFKAALEDIHMNVEARLRELIGDSAGRLHTARSRNDQVATDFRLWLRDAIDGLDTQFAALHKALIDKAEKHADVVMPGFTHLQAAQPVTFGHHLLAYVEMVGRDRGRLADCRKRLNECPLGAAALAGTSFPIDRHMTASSLGFDAPTRNSMDSVAARDFAMEFLATASIAAVHLSRLAEEIVIWASQQFNFVHLTDAFTTGSSIMPQKKNPDAAELIRAKPGRIIGSLNALLVVMKGLPMTYGKDMQEDKEVTFDAADNLSLAVAAMAGMVEDMEPNKTAMRDGLVNGFPTATDLADWLVRVLNMPFRDAHHVTGSLVALAEKNGVGLDELTLGDMQTVEPRITKDVYSVLSVDASVKSRVSFGGTAPDNVRAAAREARDRYL, encoded by the coding sequence ATGACAGCAAACGAAATGTGGGGCGGCCGTTTCGCCGCCGGACCTTCCGCCATTATGGAGCAGATTAATGCTTCGATCGACTTCGACAAGCGTCTATTTGCGCAGGACATTGCAGGCTCCAAAGCGCATTGCGCCATGTTGGTCGCTCACGGCATCCTTTCCAAGGAGGATGGCGACGAAATATCGCAGGGCCTGGACAAGGTCCTGATCGAGATCGAGACGGGCAAGTTCGAATTCAAGGCGGCCCTTGAAGACATTCACATGAATGTCGAGGCCCGCCTGCGTGAGTTGATCGGCGATTCCGCCGGGCGTCTGCACACCGCCCGCAGCCGTAACGACCAGGTCGCGACCGATTTCCGTCTGTGGCTGCGTGACGCCATCGACGGTCTGGATACCCAGTTCGCCGCCCTGCATAAGGCGCTGATCGACAAGGCGGAAAAGCATGCCGACGTGGTCATGCCGGGCTTTACCCACCTGCAGGCGGCCCAGCCGGTGACCTTCGGCCATCATCTGCTGGCCTATGTGGAAATGGTTGGCCGGGACCGTGGCCGTCTGGCGGATTGCCGCAAACGGCTGAACGAATGCCCGCTGGGTGCGGCGGCTCTGGCCGGGACATCCTTCCCCATCGACCGTCATATGACGGCCTCTTCCCTTGGCTTTGACGCGCCGACGCGCAACTCCATGGACAGTGTTGCCGCCCGTGACTTCGCCATGGAATTCCTGGCAACGGCGTCTATTGCGGCGGTTCACCTGTCGCGTCTGGCGGAAGAGATCGTGATCTGGGCCTCCCAGCAGTTCAATTTCGTTCATCTGACCGACGCCTTCACGACCGGTTCGTCGATCATGCCGCAGAAGAAAAACCCCGATGCCGCCGAACTGATCCGGGCAAAGCCGGGTCGGATCATCGGTTCCCTCAACGCCTTGCTGGTGGTGATGAAGGGCCTGCCGATGACCTATGGCAAGGACATGCAGGAAGACAAGGAAGTCACCTTCGATGCCGCCGACAATCTGTCGCTGGCCGTTGCGGCCATGGCGGGGATGGTCGAAGACATGGAACCCAACAAAACGGCGATGCGCGACGGCCTGGTCAACGGTTTCCCGACCGCGACCGACCTTGCGGACTGGCTGGTCCGTGTCCTGAATATGCCGTTCCGTGATGCCCATCATGTTACCGGTTCGCTGGTGGCGCTGGCGGAAAAGAATGGTGTCGGTCTCGATGAATTGACCTTGGGTGATATGCAAACGGTGGAACCGCGCATCACCAAGGATGTATACTCTGTCCTGTCGGTTGACGCGTCGGTGAAAAGCCGGGTCAGCTTTGGCGGTACGGCGCCGGATAATGTCCGGGCGGCAGCCAGGGAAGCGAGGGATCGTTACTTATGA
- a CDS encoding transporter substrate-binding domain-containing protein — protein MTAVKPIRFTAAACAAVLLLIGLSTAQAATSTLENVKREGILKCGVTQSGPGLASQDEMGQWRGFFPDFCRVVAAAVTGDAGAVEFYHLDVLSRFTALLDGQVDLVVANTTWTASRDAGLDIDFPVVLYYDGASFMADPVLGATSLKDVEQATVCVNDNTTTLASLKSLIADEKPGFKPLPMRSLNAQIDAFSARKCDLMMYDRIGLQTRRLDFPSPRPVLFPEILSKEPLGPVIRDNDPAWADAVRWSVFAAINAEELNLTSRNITHHTGRHASEIARFLDKDGHLAQALDLPRNWSFNIVKQVGNYGEIFARNIGEASPYEIPRGLNASWRDGGLLYAPPMK, from the coding sequence ATGACAGCAGTGAAGCCGATCCGGTTTACAGCCGCCGCCTGTGCGGCCGTCCTGCTGTTGATCGGCTTATCCACCGCACAGGCCGCAACCAGTACCCTGGAAAATGTGAAACGCGAAGGCATTCTGAAATGCGGCGTCACACAGTCCGGGCCGGGGCTGGCTAGCCAGGACGAAATGGGGCAGTGGCGCGGTTTCTTTCCGGATTTCTGCCGGGTCGTCGCCGCCGCCGTCACGGGGGATGCCGGTGCCGTTGAATTCTATCATCTGGATGTCCTGTCCCGATTTACCGCACTTCTGGACGGGCAGGTCGATCTGGTGGTCGCCAACACGACCTGGACCGCAAGCCGCGACGCGGGACTGGACATAGATTTTCCCGTCGTCCTTTACTACGACGGGGCAAGCTTCATGGCGGACCCGGTTCTTGGCGCAACAAGCCTGAAGGATGTGGAACAGGCAACGGTCTGCGTCAACGACAACACGACGACCCTTGCCAGTCTCAAATCGCTGATTGCCGATGAAAAGCCGGGTTTCAAACCGCTACCGATGCGCTCGCTCAATGCACAGATTGATGCCTTTTCGGCACGCAAATGCGATCTGATGATGTATGACCGGATCGGGTTACAGACGAGACGCCTCGATTTTCCATCCCCCCGACCGGTCCTGTTTCCGGAAATCCTGTCGAAAGAGCCGCTGGGACCGGTCATTCGCGATAACGACCCCGCATGGGCGGACGCCGTCAGATGGTCCGTTTTCGCGGCAATCAATGCAGAGGAATTAAACCTCACCAGCCGTAATATCACCCACCATACTGGCCGGCATGCATCTGAAATCGCCCGCTTCCTCGACAAAGACGGCCATCTGGCGCAGGCCCTCGACCTGCCCCGGAACTGGTCGTTCAACATCGTCAAACAGGTTGGCAACTACGGCGAAATTTTTGCCCGGAACATCGGTGAGGCTTCCCCCTATGAAATCCCGCGCGGCCTGAATGCATCATGGCGGGACGGCGGTCTTCTCTATGCGCCACCGATGAAATGA